The genomic interval GGGTGAACCTGCGCGCGCCCCTGGCGCTCAACGTGTCCGCACGCCTGGGGAGGCAGGTCGTCCTGTCCGACGATCGTTATTCCTTCCGCCATCTCCTTTGGGAGTCACTGCAGCAGGCAGGGGAAGTGTCCGGCCAGGGATGGTCAGATAGCCAGGGAGGGCGACTGCTGTGCTGGTCCTTGCCCGTAAGCTCCACCAGAGCATCCTTATCGGCGACACGATCCGCATAACCGTCCTGGAGGTGCGCGACGGCCAGGTGCGCCTGGGCATCGACGCCCCCCGGGGCGTTTCCATCCTTCGAGAGGAGATCGTGCACGCCACAGCCGCCAGCAACCGCGAGGCCTGCCTGGCGCAGATGGGCCTGGTCGACGCGGCGGGTAGCATGGCGGAGTTCGTGCGGTCTTGTCTCTCGGGAGGCCGTGACGGGGCCGCCGCCGGGGGCGAGCAGCCGTGAGGGTCCTGGTGACGGGCGGGGCGGGCTTCATAGGTTCCAACTTCATCCGGTACTGCCTCAGAGAGTACCCGGACTGGCATGTGGTGAACTTCGACAAGCTCACGTATGCAGGCAACCTGGAGAACCTGGCAGGAATTGATGAGGCACGCTACTCGTTCGTACGGGGGGACATAGCCGATC from Bacillota bacterium carries:
- the csrA gene encoding carbon storage regulator CsrA, giving the protein MLVLARKLHQSILIGDTIRITVLEVRDGQVRLGIDAPRGVSILREEIVHATAASNREACLAQMGLVDAAGSMAEFVRSCLSGGRDGAAAGGEQP